In Anabrus simplex isolate iqAnaSimp1 chromosome 12, ASM4041472v1, whole genome shotgun sequence, a genomic segment contains:
- the mRpL34 gene encoding large ribosomal subunit protein bL34m: MAQVIPFLLKYLPRLPVIRQLSSVASRLNIAPQPSLSSAVRQLHSVAGFSNFITTTVAPQNCQGCLSRQLPGMASTSLLQTNSLPNLFQVRTNVRCHFPRPSERKRIKRHGWRKRMSTLPGRRILMRRILKGRYVLSH, from the exons ATGGCGCAGGTTATTCCGTTCCTATTGAAGTATTTGCC GCGTTTACCTGTTATTCGACAGCTATCGTCTGTGGCATCTCGTTTGAACATCGCCCCACAGCCTAGTTTGTCATCCGCTGTGCGACAACTACACTCTGTTGCTGGCTTTTCCAATTTTATAACTACAACTGTGGCGCCTCAAAACTGTCAAGGATGTCTATCTCGCCAGCTTCCTGGAATGGCTTCTACATCCCTTCTTCAGACAAACAGCCTGCCGAATTTATTCCAAGTTCGAACGAACGTACGATGTCATTTTCCTAGACCCAGTGAGCGCAAACGCATTAAGCGTCATGGCTGGCGAAAACGAATGTCGACACTGCCTGGTCGTCGAATTCTTATGCGTAGAATATTAAAGGGCCGATATGTACTGtctcattag